In Cotesia glomerata isolate CgM1 linkage group LG3, MPM_Cglom_v2.3, whole genome shotgun sequence, one genomic interval encodes:
- the LOC123261537 gene encoding uncharacterized protein LOC123261537, which translates to MSRNMETNKSQNGAHAQQAAIVASAEMKRAQALEHLDKLTRELHEFVKSKVNIHKEIKTKTTGVVNALQRFRTLDDGWQAQQRQTPNVTPKKSRQPAADTVEEMDTGAEGDGESLTEDRSDTGVRSGKRKDRNSPDPTVNQVMKKKDTKPSPPKEVAARSAKNKEVDAWQKVESKKRRPEQDHLPKQLPKEPRPELKRKKSRKWIRPDALIIRPAEKEKYSEILRRIKRDVPADQVRNTVEKDHHRNSSRRC; encoded by the exons atgagtagaAATatggaaacaaacaagagtcaAAACGGGGCTCACGCCCAGCAAGCAGCTATCGTAGCAAGCGCTGAGATGAAGAGGGCACAAGCGCTGGAACACCTTGATAAGCTTACTAGAGAGCTGCATGAGTTTGTTAAGTCTAAAGTCAACATCCACAAAGAGATCAAGACgaagacaaccggtgtagtcaacgcccttcaaaggttCAGAACACTTGATGACGGATGGCAGGCACAACAACGGCAAACTCCCAATGTCACACCGAAGAAGAGCAGACAACCTGCCGCAGACACCGTCGAAGAGATGGACACCGGTGCCGAAGGCGATGGTGAATCTCTAACAGAAGACAGAAGCGACACTGGTGTCAGGTCTGGGAAGAGGAAAGACCGTAACTCTCCTGACCCAACGGTCAACCAAgtaatgaagaaaaaggacACAAAACCAAGTCCTCCGAAAGAAGTGGCGGCACGGAGTGCCAAAAATAAGGAGGTCGACGCGTGGCAAAAAGTAGAATCGAAGAAGAGAAGGCCGGAGCAGGATCACCTCCCAAAGCAATTGCCGAAGGAGCCACGACCGGAACTTAAGCGGAAAAAATCgcgcaaatggatcagacctgACGCGCTGATAATCCGCCCTGCCGAAAAAGAGAAGTATTCCGAGATATTGCGCCGCATAAAGCGTGATGTCCCAGCAGACCAGGTTCGAAATACCGTCGAGAAG GACCATCACAGGAATTCTTCAAGACGATGCTAA